One segment of Neobacillus endophyticus DNA contains the following:
- the ppc gene encoding phosphoenolpyruvate carboxylase, with product MAADLKLNDSSLPLRRDVKLLGKMLGEILVNHNGPELFEKVEKIRLMCKTLRSHFDMEIYQELKEEISALNSPMRKQVIRAFSMYFHLINVAEQNHRIRRRRQYQLQEAAAFQPASIESAILSLKENHIDETTIQEVLNTLSLELVITAHPTEAAKRSILELQQRIAELLIKLDHPLLTNKEQRKLEESLFNEVAILWQTDELRQHKPTVMDEVRNGLYYFDQTLFDVLPDIHQEVADCLDKNYPNRNWQVPNFLKFGSWIGGDRDGNPNVTHDVTWETLTRHRRLVLKKYKSVLVDLMKRYSHSSTRVEVSEELLHFLGEKEDFILTEDKKWPNKEEVYRRAFAIIIERVKQVGKSELGYKSAEELLADLIMIKRSLKKHHPAAHELRTIQKLIRQVQLFGFHLATLDIRNHSGEHEAAITEILRKVRISENYAELLEEEKVKILQNILQDPRPLLLLNEDYSAETREMIKVFQMIKQAHEEFGKRSIAVYLVSMTKSPSDLLEVLVLAKEAGLYRLHADGSLETHLNVAPLLETIDDLTSGPMIMETLFNMPVYREHLRICGDQQEIMLGYSDGSKDGGTLTANWKLYNAQIEIHEMAKKYSIGLKFFHGRGGSFGRGGGPLNKSILSQPAETIGEGVKITEQGEVLSARYLMEDIAYRSLEQATSTLILAAAHVSKEAEHGHLREQEWEKAIEEISAFALAQYQSLVFKDPDFLTYFHQATPLKELGELNIGSRPMSRKNRGRFEDLRAIPWVFAWTQSRQLLPGWYAAGTGLDSFANKSEHNLHLLHEMYAKWPFFQATIDNLQMALMKADITTAKEYLTLVEDKEIADRIFSNIFAEYEKTKAILLKITGDHELLDHTPNIKDSVFRRNPYVDPLNFLQVELIKELRSQEEPDEELLTEVLLTISGISAGLRNTG from the coding sequence ATGGCAGCAGATTTAAAATTGAATGACAGCAGTCTTCCATTGCGCCGTGATGTGAAATTACTAGGTAAAATGCTAGGAGAAATTCTCGTTAATCATAATGGGCCAGAACTTTTTGAAAAAGTCGAAAAAATCCGGCTCATGTGTAAAACATTGCGGTCGCATTTTGATATGGAGATCTATCAAGAATTAAAAGAAGAAATCTCCGCTTTAAATTCACCAATGAGAAAGCAGGTCATTCGAGCATTTTCAATGTATTTTCATTTAATTAATGTGGCCGAGCAAAACCATCGAATCAGAAGGCGCAGGCAATATCAGCTTCAAGAAGCAGCAGCCTTCCAGCCTGCATCCATTGAGAGTGCAATCCTATCGTTAAAAGAGAATCATATCGATGAAACGACAATCCAGGAAGTACTAAATACCCTCTCACTTGAACTTGTGATCACTGCCCACCCAACTGAGGCGGCAAAGCGTTCCATCTTGGAATTGCAACAACGAATTGCTGAACTTCTGATAAAACTCGATCATCCATTATTAACAAATAAGGAGCAAAGAAAGCTGGAAGAAAGTCTCTTTAATGAAGTGGCTATATTATGGCAGACAGATGAGCTGCGCCAGCATAAACCAACTGTAATGGATGAAGTCCGTAACGGTTTATATTATTTTGATCAAACGCTTTTTGATGTACTGCCGGATATTCATCAGGAAGTAGCGGATTGCCTAGATAAAAATTATCCGAATAGGAACTGGCAAGTGCCGAATTTCTTAAAATTTGGCTCTTGGATTGGCGGAGACCGCGACGGCAACCCGAACGTTACCCACGATGTTACATGGGAGACATTAACAAGACATCGCAGGCTCGTGTTAAAAAAATATAAATCTGTATTGGTAGATTTAATGAAACGATATAGCCATTCATCAACAAGAGTAGAGGTCAGTGAAGAACTGCTTCATTTTCTTGGTGAAAAAGAAGATTTTATTTTAACTGAGGATAAAAAGTGGCCGAATAAAGAAGAAGTCTATCGCCGTGCATTTGCGATCATCATCGAACGGGTGAAACAAGTAGGCAAATCTGAGTTAGGGTACAAGTCAGCAGAAGAATTATTGGCTGATTTGATCATGATCAAGCGAAGCTTAAAGAAACACCATCCAGCAGCACATGAACTGAGAACGATTCAAAAGCTTATTCGCCAAGTACAATTGTTTGGCTTCCATTTAGCAACGTTGGATATACGTAATCATAGCGGAGAGCATGAAGCTGCGATTACTGAAATTCTTAGAAAGGTAAGAATTTCGGAAAATTATGCGGAACTCTTGGAAGAAGAAAAGGTTAAAATTTTGCAAAATATCCTTCAGGATCCAAGGCCTCTTTTATTATTAAATGAGGATTATTCAGCGGAAACACGAGAGATGATTAAGGTTTTCCAAATGATTAAGCAGGCACATGAGGAGTTCGGGAAAAGATCGATAGCGGTTTACCTTGTAAGTATGACAAAATCGCCTAGCGACTTATTAGAAGTTCTTGTACTTGCAAAAGAAGCCGGGCTTTATCGTCTTCATGCAGATGGTTCTTTGGAAACTCATTTAAATGTTGCTCCTCTCTTGGAAACGATCGACGATTTAACTTCAGGTCCGATGATTATGGAAACATTATTTAACATGCCGGTTTACCGTGAGCATTTACGCATTTGTGGCGATCAACAGGAAATTATGCTTGGTTATTCGGATGGAAGCAAGGACGGCGGAACATTAACTGCTAACTGGAAGCTTTACAATGCGCAAATTGAAATCCATGAAATGGCGAAAAAATACAGTATTGGCCTTAAATTTTTCCATGGACGCGGTGGATCCTTCGGCCGTGGAGGGGGACCATTAAATAAAAGTATCTTATCACAACCTGCGGAAACAATCGGTGAAGGTGTTAAAATCACTGAGCAGGGTGAAGTTCTTTCCGCCCGCTATCTAATGGAGGATATCGCCTATCGCAGCTTGGAGCAGGCAACATCCACATTAATTCTTGCTGCAGCACATGTTTCGAAGGAAGCAGAACACGGACACTTAAGGGAACAAGAATGGGAAAAAGCAATAGAGGAAATATCAGCATTTGCATTGGCACAATATCAGTCGCTTGTATTTAAAGATCCGGACTTCCTAACCTATTTCCATCAAGCAACTCCATTAAAAGAGCTTGGTGAACTGAATATTGGTTCAAGACCAATGAGCCGGAAAAATAGAGGAAGATTCGAAGATTTGCGGGCGATTCCTTGGGTATTTGCCTGGACACAAAGCAGGCAGCTATTGCCGGGCTGGTATGCTGCAGGAACAGGTTTGGACAGCTTTGCCAACAAAAGTGAGCATAACCTGCATCTATTACATGAAATGTATGCGAAGTGGCCATTCTTTCAAGCTACAATAGATAATTTGCAAATGGCCTTAATGAAGGCAGATATCACGACAGCTAAAGAATATTTGACTCTAGTGGAAGATAAGGAGATAGCGGATCGGATTTTTTCCAATATTTTTGCGGAATACGAAAAAACAAAAGCCATTCTTCTTAAAATAACTGGAGACCATGAATTGTTAGATCATACTCCAAATATTAAGGATTCAGTTTTCAGACGCAATCCATATGTGGACCCATTGAACTTTTTACAGGTAGAGTTAATTAAAGAACTTCGCAGCCAGGAAGAACCGGATGAGGAATTATTGACGGAAGTTCTGCTTACCATAAGTGGAATATCTGCCGGACTAAGAAATACTGGTTGA
- the adhE gene encoding bifunctional acetaldehyde-CoA/alcohol dehydrogenase → MAIKEREVRDTQQVAAEINELAEKGEKSLNEFRCYTQEMVDKIVKQMALAALENHKDLAKLAIEETQRGVYEDKVFKNMFATEYIYNNIRDMKTVGMIRENRHEGIVEMAEPAGVIAGIIPITNPTSTVIFKALISLKTRNPIIFAFPRYAQKCCAKASEILRYAAVKAGAPENCIQWIDSSSHEAFLALMKHPKISLILATGGPNLVQAAYSSGKPALGVGAGNVPCYIEKSANIKRAVNDLILSKTFDNGMICASEQALIIDKEIYDEVKSELIANNCYFLNEEEKQMLERVVIDPKHQTLNPLIVGLHAYKIAKLAGVNVPVDTKILIAELTGVGLNHPLSCEKLSPILACYKADSLAHSLLLAEKTLEYGGLGHSAAIHTANQDVIDTFAERMKAGRIIVNTPSTHGAIGDIYNTSLPSLTIGCGTYGGNSVSQNVGAANLINIKKVAKRRTMTQWFKVPSQVFFEKNSIQTLAAIPGVTKAFIVTSSSAVKNDYLDSVQYYLNKNPSFIVSDTFYDVEQEPTIETVKSGAERMRKFQPDCIIALGGGSVMDAAKAMWLFYEHPDTDFNSLTLKFFDPSKRVVKFPSLRNKAILIAIPTTSGTGSEVTSFAVITDKSKNIKYPLADLQLTPDVAIVDPQFVMSVPKSVTADTGMDVLTHAIEAYVSVLANDYTDGLALKAIKLVFDYLPKAFLDGNDELAREKMHNASTIAGMAFANSFLGINHSLAHVLGAEFNIPHGRANAILLPHVIQFNAAKPNKFMTYPKYEHFIADERYMEISQMLGLQASTKEEGINSLINAIGKLADTLDIPMNLKAYGISESEFESKVDLLAERAFDDQDTIANPKMPLITELKEIYRKAYIGV, encoded by the coding sequence ATGGCGATAAAAGAACGGGAGGTTCGAGACACACAGCAAGTTGCTGCGGAAATTAATGAGTTAGCCGAAAAAGGGGAAAAATCTCTAAATGAATTTCGCTGCTACACTCAAGAAATGGTTGATAAAATTGTTAAACAAATGGCTCTGGCAGCATTGGAAAACCATAAGGATCTGGCAAAACTTGCAATTGAAGAAACACAGAGAGGAGTATATGAAGATAAAGTTTTTAAAAATATGTTTGCTACCGAGTATATTTATAACAATATCCGGGATATGAAGACGGTTGGTATGATCAGGGAGAATAGGCATGAGGGCATTGTAGAGATGGCCGAGCCTGCAGGCGTGATTGCTGGAATTATTCCGATTACGAATCCAACCTCAACTGTCATTTTCAAAGCATTAATTTCGCTTAAAACAAGAAATCCAATTATTTTTGCGTTTCCACGTTATGCTCAAAAATGTTGTGCAAAAGCCTCTGAGATCCTCCGCTATGCCGCAGTAAAGGCGGGGGCACCGGAAAACTGTATACAGTGGATAGATAGCTCATCACATGAAGCCTTTCTGGCATTGATGAAGCATCCGAAAATTTCTCTTATTTTGGCTACAGGAGGTCCAAATCTAGTTCAGGCAGCCTACAGTTCAGGCAAGCCGGCATTAGGAGTGGGTGCTGGAAATGTCCCTTGTTATATTGAAAAATCAGCGAATATAAAACGTGCTGTCAACGATTTGATATTATCAAAAACATTTGATAATGGTATGATTTGCGCTTCGGAGCAGGCTTTGATCATTGACAAAGAAATCTATGACGAGGTTAAAAGCGAATTAATAGCCAACAATTGTTATTTTCTTAATGAAGAAGAGAAACAAATGTTGGAACGGGTAGTCATTGATCCTAAACATCAAACGTTAAATCCATTGATAGTTGGTCTGCATGCCTATAAGATTGCAAAATTAGCAGGGGTGAATGTCCCTGTTGATACGAAAATTTTAATCGCAGAGCTGACTGGGGTAGGCCTGAATCATCCGCTATCCTGTGAAAAATTAAGCCCGATTTTGGCCTGCTATAAGGCTGATAGTTTAGCTCATAGTCTATTACTCGCAGAAAAAACGCTAGAGTATGGAGGACTTGGGCATTCGGCAGCCATTCATACTGCCAATCAGGATGTAATTGACACATTTGCAGAAAGAATGAAAGCCGGCCGCATTATCGTAAATACACCTTCCACACATGGCGCCATTGGAGATATTTATAATACCTCGCTGCCATCATTAACAATCGGTTGCGGAACATATGGCGGGAACTCAGTGTCACAGAACGTAGGTGCTGCCAATTTAATAAATATCAAGAAGGTGGCTAAAAGAAGAACCATGACGCAATGGTTTAAAGTCCCTTCACAAGTATTCTTTGAGAAAAACTCCATACAAACGCTTGCCGCCATTCCAGGAGTTACGAAAGCGTTTATTGTAACAAGCAGCAGTGCTGTAAAAAATGATTATTTGGATTCAGTACAATATTATTTGAATAAGAATCCGTCCTTCATTGTCAGTGATACTTTTTATGATGTTGAACAGGAACCTACTATTGAAACGGTGAAAAGCGGAGCAGAAAGAATGAGGAAGTTTCAACCAGATTGCATCATTGCTCTCGGCGGTGGTTCTGTTATGGATGCAGCAAAAGCCATGTGGTTGTTTTACGAACATCCGGATACCGATTTTAACAGTCTGACATTAAAGTTCTTTGATCCTAGCAAACGGGTCGTGAAATTCCCTTCACTAAGAAATAAAGCGATATTAATAGCTATTCCTACGACATCAGGAACCGGGTCTGAGGTCACTTCTTTCGCTGTCATTACAGATAAAAGTAAAAATATTAAATATCCGTTGGCAGATCTGCAATTAACACCGGATGTTGCCATTGTTGATCCCCAATTTGTCATGAGTGTTCCTAAATCCGTTACGGCTGATACTGGGATGGATGTATTAACACATGCAATTGAAGCGTATGTATCTGTCCTCGCTAATGATTATACGGACGGACTTGCCTTAAAAGCAATTAAGCTTGTATTTGATTACTTACCGAAGGCATTTCTTGATGGCAATGATGAACTGGCGCGGGAAAAAATGCATAATGCTTCAACGATTGCCGGCATGGCATTTGCCAACTCTTTCCTAGGTATTAACCATAGTCTGGCACATGTTCTCGGTGCAGAATTTAATATTCCTCATGGGAGAGCGAATGCGATTTTGCTGCCGCATGTTATTCAGTTTAATGCAGCTAAACCGAATAAGTTTATGACCTATCCAAAATATGAGCATTTTATTGCAGATGAACGTTACATGGAAATTTCCCAAATGTTAGGACTGCAAGCAAGCACGAAGGAAGAAGGCATTAACAGCTTAATTAATGCGATTGGAAAACTAGCAGACACATTGGATATTCCTATGAATTTAAAGGCGTATGGAATTAGTGAATCGGAGTTTGAAAGCAAAGTAGATCTCCTTGCAGAACGAGCCTTTGATGACCAGGATACGATCGCTAATCCCAAAATGCCACTTATTACTGAACTCAAGGAGATTTACAGAAAAGCATATATTGGCGTGTAA
- a CDS encoding long-chain-fatty-acid--CoA ligase, which translates to MNYLKKPWLKFYDPRISEDVSIEYESLFDLLMQAAKIHNDRPALTFKGRSWTYKETKTIAEWFSASLYRVGFKKGDRLAIMLPNCPQYIFSLFAASRLGGIAVQVNPMYVEREIEYVLNDSDAEYMVVLDSLYPRIKQVQPNTSLKRIIVVGFGVSKIPLADNDLYFEDFLTHDHVIPDIPIDIKEDVAILQYTGGTTGVSKGVMLTHHNLLANIIQVCEFTYNAVDEKPENFKIVSVLPMFHVYGLSCNALSAIRIGCNQLIMPRFDVNELLTLVKEEKPFQLTAVPTMIFALNSHPNLEESSLGELFFLSSGGAPLPVEQVKKFERRVGIRVSDGYGLSETAPSAISTPPFLPRKLGSVGIPLPGTEARIVRETANGFEDVPVGEAGELVLRGPQVMKGYWKRPEDTEMVLKDGWLFTGDIAKMDEDGYFYILDRKKDIIIASGYNVYPREIEEVLYQHDAVEEAIVIGVEDSYRGETVKAFVKLKPGVELKPESLMDFAKQNLAPFKVPKQIEILDELPKSSVGKLLRRMLRKEEEKLQV; encoded by the coding sequence ATGAATTACCTGAAAAAACCATGGTTAAAATTCTATGATCCAAGAATCAGCGAGGATGTTTCTATTGAATACGAATCATTATTTGACCTTCTCATGCAGGCTGCAAAAATACATAATGACAGGCCGGCATTGACTTTCAAAGGAAGGTCATGGACTTATAAGGAAACAAAAACGATTGCAGAATGGTTTTCAGCCTCATTGTATCGAGTTGGATTTAAAAAAGGTGATCGTTTGGCCATCATGCTCCCTAATTGCCCTCAGTATATTTTCAGCTTGTTTGCTGCGTCCCGTTTGGGCGGCATAGCCGTACAGGTAAATCCGATGTATGTCGAACGGGAAATTGAATACGTTCTAAACGACTCTGATGCAGAATACATGGTTGTGTTAGATTCCCTTTACCCACGAATTAAACAAGTCCAGCCAAACACTTCTTTAAAAAGAATTATTGTTGTCGGTTTTGGAGTCAGTAAAATTCCATTGGCAGATAACGATCTATATTTTGAAGATTTTCTTACCCATGATCACGTCATTCCGGATATACCTATTGATATAAAAGAAGATGTTGCTATTTTGCAATATACAGGAGGAACAACTGGAGTTTCCAAAGGGGTGATGTTAACACATCACAATTTATTGGCTAATATTATTCAAGTTTGTGAATTTACTTATAATGCAGTTGATGAAAAACCGGAAAATTTTAAAATCGTCAGTGTACTTCCTATGTTTCACGTATATGGTCTTTCTTGTAACGCGCTATCTGCTATTAGGATTGGATGTAACCAGCTAATAATGCCGCGTTTTGATGTAAATGAACTGCTTACATTAGTGAAAGAAGAAAAGCCTTTCCAACTGACAGCGGTCCCAACAATGATATTCGCGTTAAATAGCCATCCCAATCTGGAGGAAAGCAGTCTTGGGGAGCTCTTTTTCTTAAGTAGCGGTGGTGCTCCACTTCCAGTAGAACAGGTTAAAAAGTTTGAAAGAAGAGTGGGAATTAGGGTTTCAGATGGATACGGTCTTTCAGAAACAGCGCCATCGGCGATCTCAACCCCTCCATTTTTACCGCGAAAATTGGGCAGTGTCGGAATCCCCCTCCCAGGGACTGAAGCAAGAATTGTCAGAGAAACGGCAAATGGCTTTGAAGATGTACCAGTAGGAGAAGCCGGCGAGCTTGTTTTAAGAGGTCCGCAGGTTATGAAAGGATATTGGAAACGTCCTGAAGATACAGAAATGGTGTTAAAGGATGGTTGGTTATTTACGGGAGATATCGCAAAAATGGATGAGGATGGATACTTTTATATTTTAGATCGAAAGAAAGATATTATTATCGCGAGTGGCTATAATGTTTACCCGCGCGAAATTGAAGAAGTATTGTATCAGCATGATGCTGTAGAAGAAGCGATAGTTATCGGTGTTGAGGATTCTTACCGTGGAGAAACAGTAAAGGCGTTTGTGAAACTAAAACCAGGTGTTGAACTGAAACCGGAATCATTAATGGACTTTGCTAAACAAAATCTTGCACCATTCAAGGTGCCAAAACAAATAGAAATTCTTGATGAACTTCCTAAATCTTCTGTAGGAAAATTGCTAAGAAGAATGCTTCGTAAGGAAGAGGAAAAGCTTCAAGTTTAA